In Acidobacteriota bacterium, one genomic interval encodes:
- a CDS encoding SAM-dependent chlorinase/fluorinase: MITLLTDFGTADYFVPAVKGVILSLNPQVQIIDLTHEIPAQDIAAGAFTLGACYQNFPAGTIHVAVVDPGVGSSRRAIVVEAGDYRFVGPDNGIFSYVFAREAQVKVFNVEREEFCRQPISATFHGRDVFAPVAAHLSNGLLPENVGRVIEDYVRVEIPQPVVSENGRRITGSVIHIDHFGNCVTNLTARELSPERTEQAAAKLRFASQQITQFGSHFAQAARQGRLFAYLGSADYWEIALWCDSAAEKFAVSRGSQIILEL; the protein is encoded by the coding sequence ATGATCACCCTGCTCACCGATTTTGGCACTGCTGATTATTTCGTGCCTGCCGTCAAAGGCGTCATCCTTTCCCTTAACCCGCAAGTTCAAATCATTGATCTGACGCACGAAATTCCGGCCCAAGACATCGCTGCTGGGGCGTTTACGCTCGGCGCTTGTTATCAAAATTTTCCCGCCGGAACGATTCACGTTGCCGTGGTTGATCCCGGCGTAGGTTCGTCGCGCCGCGCCATCGTCGTCGAAGCGGGCGATTATCGTTTTGTCGGCCCGGACAACGGAATCTTCAGTTACGTGTTTGCCAGGGAAGCTCAGGTCAAAGTGTTTAACGTCGAACGCGAGGAGTTCTGTCGCCAACCCATCAGCGCGACCTTTCATGGGCGCGATGTGTTTGCGCCGGTTGCCGCGCATCTTTCCAATGGACTTCTGCCGGAAAACGTTGGCCGAGTGATTGAGGATTACGTCAGGGTTGAAATTCCGCAGCCAGTTGTCAGTGAAAACGGACGCCGAATCACCGGCTCGGTCATTCACATTGACCATTTTGGCAACTGCGTCACAAACTTAACCGCACGCGAACTGTCGCCAGAACGCACCGAGCAGGCCGCCGCCAAATTACGCTTTGCCAGTCAGCAAATTACACAATTCGGTTCGCACTTCGCCCAGGCAGCCAGGCAAGGAAGGTTGTTTGCGTATTTGGGGAGCGCCGATTACTGGGAAATTGCTTTGTGGTGCGATTCCGCAGCAGAGAAGTTTGCCGTTTCGCGAGGTTCTCAGATCATTTTGGAATTGTAG